Proteins encoded together in one Impatiens glandulifera chromosome 1, dImpGla2.1, whole genome shotgun sequence window:
- the LOC124929017 gene encoding uncharacterized protein LOC124929017: MVTYQSPQPSPGSSDWLFNQSPYVYSDWSSTNRRCQSWQWLEDFYRLRAIDNFPYSFSVLPTIHSSSTYSSNISSPSLCLPYFRNPSTSLYLTFFQPIHFSSSTHPINIIIFNRSSLVQQQIIFIINISLDLMEEEKTENEGIWIIWFWINLKMRKEKDPNQVTKATGQ; the protein is encoded by the exons ATGGTTACTTACCAATCGCCACAGCCTTCGCCTGGTAGTAGCGATTGGTTATTTAATCAATCGCCATATGTCTATAGCGATTGGTCATCCACCAATCGCCGTTGCCAATCATGGCAATGGCTAGAAGACTTTTATCGATTGAGAGCGATTG ataactTCCCTTATTCTTTCTCTGTCCTTCCAACCATTCATTCGTCTTCAACATATAGCAGCAACATCAGCAGCCCATCTCTCTGTCTTCCTTATTTCAGAAACCCATCGACCTCTCTTTACCTTACCTTTTTTCAGCCGATCCACTTCAGCAGCTCAACTCATCCgatcaacatcatcatcttcaacagatctTCATTAGTTCAGCAACAGATCATCTTTATCATCAACATTTCATTGGATTTAATG GAAGAAGAGAAAACAGAGAATGAAGGAATATGGATTATTTGGTTTTGGATAAACTTGAAGATGAGAAAAG AGAAGGATCCAAATCAAGTAACTAAAGCTACTGGACAGTGA